The Verrucomicrobiaceae bacterium genome has a window encoding:
- a CDS encoding sulfatase → MTRFVSLFFLGVLCLPLQAASRPNVVLFLVDDMGWMDSGVYGSKYYETPQIDRFATRAMRFTSAYSQPLCSPTRASLLTGQYTARHGITSATGHQPPQAPGHVFLPASAPATAPMLTPESKNYLEPAQITLAEALQQNGYRTAHIGKWHLGLTQPHWPEQQGFDVAFHGHPDPGPPGNYFSPYGVLADGKPGGKTKVGTITDGPTGEYIVDRQAAEAEKFITANKSGPFFLNLWCYGVHGPWGHKEAYTQTFLSKKDPTGRQGNPIMASMLRSVDECFGRILTSLEENGLADHTLIIFTSDNGGNAHSNISSTGKKSANADWIKWAGNQPPTQNTPLRDGKGTLYEGGTRVPLMWAWAGKIAPGTTSDAIVGPIDVYPTILDLLGLAKPAAQHFDGISYAKVLRGEGSLDREAYFNYHPHAGANRAGGVSVRSGHFKLLRWFGNPATHELYDLENDLSEAHDLSAEQPDRVKQLSTLIDTFLQDTAATYPRPNPAYKPLAAKTPAQSTDPLAGWKERQCKATISDGILSLKGTAKPGTAFLGHGMAKMNAPATIKLRVRSATGGAGKIESYPHGSADPNGLTTVPFAVKAGDWQELSIDLTTQAALGTLRLYLPDSDIDRIEVAPAKGKAMSWDF, encoded by the coding sequence ATGACCCGCTTTGTCTCCCTTTTCTTTCTCGGTGTTCTCTGTCTCCCGCTCCAGGCTGCCTCGCGGCCGAATGTCGTCCTCTTCCTGGTCGATGACATGGGCTGGATGGACAGTGGCGTGTATGGATCGAAATACTACGAGACACCGCAGATCGACCGCTTTGCCACACGGGCCATGCGCTTCACCAGTGCCTACTCGCAGCCACTCTGCTCCCCCACCCGTGCCTCCCTGCTCACCGGGCAGTACACCGCACGGCACGGCATTACGAGTGCTACGGGCCACCAGCCGCCACAGGCTCCGGGGCATGTCTTTTTGCCCGCGTCTGCCCCGGCCACAGCCCCTATGCTCACCCCAGAGAGCAAAAACTACCTCGAGCCAGCACAGATCACGCTAGCAGAGGCCTTGCAGCAAAATGGCTACCGCACGGCCCACATCGGCAAGTGGCACCTCGGCCTCACCCAGCCACATTGGCCAGAGCAGCAGGGCTTTGATGTCGCCTTCCACGGCCATCCTGATCCGGGGCCGCCGGGGAATTACTTCTCCCCCTACGGCGTGCTGGCAGACGGGAAACCCGGCGGCAAAACCAAGGTCGGCACTATCACCGATGGCCCTACGGGCGAGTACATCGTCGATCGCCAAGCCGCCGAGGCAGAGAAATTCATCACCGCGAACAAAAGTGGTCCCTTTTTTCTCAATCTCTGGTGCTACGGCGTCCACGGTCCCTGGGGGCATAAGGAGGCATACACGCAGACCTTCCTCAGCAAAAAGGACCCTACTGGCCGCCAGGGGAACCCGATCATGGCCTCCATGCTGCGCAGTGTGGACGAGTGCTTTGGCCGCATCCTCACCAGCCTGGAGGAAAATGGCCTCGCAGACCACACTCTGATCATCTTCACCTCCGACAACGGCGGCAATGCACATAGCAACATCTCCTCCACCGGCAAAAAATCTGCCAACGCCGACTGGATCAAGTGGGCAGGCAATCAGCCTCCCACCCAGAACACTCCGCTGCGGGATGGCAAAGGCACCCTCTATGAAGGAGGCACCCGCGTGCCGCTCATGTGGGCCTGGGCCGGGAAAATCGCCCCCGGCACCACCTCGGACGCCATCGTCGGCCCGATCGACGTCTATCCCACCATCCTGGACCTCCTCGGCCTCGCGAAGCCAGCCGCGCAGCACTTTGATGGCATCAGCTACGCGAAGGTGCTGCGAGGCGAGGGCTCACTCGACCGTGAGGCCTACTTCAATTACCACCCACATGCCGGCGCAAACCGCGCTGGCGGTGTATCCGTGCGCAGCGGCCACTTCAAGCTGCTGCGCTGGTTTGGCAATCCTGCCACCCATGAGCTCTACGACCTGGAAAATGACCTCAGCGAGGCCCACGACCTCTCCGCCGAGCAGCCAGACCGCGTGAAGCAACTCAGCACCCTCATCGACACCTTCCTGCAAGACACCGCCGCCACCTATCCGCGCCCCAATCCCGCCTACAAGCCCCTCGCCGCCAAAACACCCGCCCAGAGCACCGACCCGCTCGCAGGCTGGAAAGAGCGTCAATGCAAAGCGACGATCTCCGACGGCATTCTGAGCCTCAAAGGCACCGCAAAGCCAGGAACCGCCTTTTTAGGCCATGGCATGGCAAAAATGAACGCCCCAGCCACCATCAAGCTACGAGTCCGCAGCGCCACCGGCGGCGCAGGAAAAATCGAGAGCTACCCCCACGGCTCCGCAGATCCCAATGGCCTCACCACCGTGCCCTTTGCGGTCAAAGCCGGCGATTGGCAGGAATTGAGCATCGATCTGACCACCCAGGCAGCACTGGGCACACTTCGTCTCTATTTGCCAGATAGCGACATCGACCGCATCGAAGTCGCTCCCGCGAAGGGCAAAGCGATGAGCTGGGATTTTTGA
- a CDS encoding PQQ-like beta-propeller repeat protein, with translation MKKLPLLALALTATLHAADWPKWRGPARDGISTEKLTGAEVKKLWTAQIGIGFAACTIAEGRVFTTGHTDGKDTVFCFDAADGKLVWKHSYTAELGDKYYEGGTSAGPTLDAGKAYHLSRWGDLISYEAATGKILWQKNILEETEAEIPEWGFSGSVLVTGDHLILNIGKNGAAFDKTTGKLIWKSEADTAGYSTPHPITVNGKSQIVLSTRRAYKGIDPSNGSVLWEHTWNTSYGVNAADPILSGTQLFISSGYNKGCALLDLSSAEPKEIWRSRIMRNQFNSSVLIDGHLYGSDGDENKEAALKCIDFATGTEKWTEPSTGFCSLTAADGKLIILTAKGELIIAKASATQFEPISRTPVLTGRCWTVPVLSHGRLYLRNAAGEMACFEVK, from the coding sequence ATGAAAAAACTGCCGCTGCTCGCCCTCGCTCTCACAGCCACACTCCACGCCGCTGACTGGCCGAAATGGCGCGGCCCAGCCCGCGATGGCATCTCCACGGAAAAACTCACCGGCGCCGAGGTGAAGAAGCTCTGGACCGCGCAGATCGGCATCGGCTTTGCCGCCTGCACCATCGCAGAGGGCCGCGTCTTCACCACTGGTCACACCGATGGCAAGGACACCGTTTTTTGCTTTGATGCAGCAGATGGCAAACTCGTGTGGAAGCACTCCTACACCGCCGAATTGGGTGATAAATACTACGAAGGCGGCACCTCCGCTGGCCCCACTCTCGATGCCGGCAAAGCCTACCATCTCAGCCGCTGGGGCGACCTGATCAGCTACGAGGCCGCCACCGGAAAAATCCTCTGGCAAAAAAACATCCTCGAAGAAACCGAAGCCGAAATCCCCGAATGGGGCTTCAGCGGCTCCGTGCTCGTCACGGGCGATCACTTGATCCTCAACATCGGCAAAAACGGTGCCGCATTCGACAAAACCACCGGCAAGCTCATCTGGAAATCCGAAGCTGACACCGCCGGTTACAGCACCCCGCACCCCATCACCGTAAATGGCAAATCGCAGATCGTCCTGAGCACCCGCCGCGCCTACAAAGGCATCGACCCCAGCAACGGCAGCGTGCTCTGGGAGCACACCTGGAACACCAGCTACGGCGTGAACGCCGCCGATCCCATCCTCAGCGGCACCCAGCTCTTCATCTCCTCCGGCTACAACAAAGGCTGTGCCCTGCTCGATCTATCCAGTGCCGAGCCCAAAGAAATCTGGCGCAGCCGCATCATGCGCAATCAATTCAACTCCAGCGTGCTCATCGACGGCCATCTCTACGGGAGCGACGGCGATGAGAACAAAGAAGCAGCCCTCAAGTGCATCGACTTCGCCACCGGCACCGAAAAATGGACCGAGCCCAGCACCGGCTTCTGCTCCCTCACCGCCGCCGATGGCAAACTCATCATCCTCACCGCGAAAGGCGAACTCATCATCGCCAAAGCCAGCGCCACCCAATTCGAGCCCATCTCCCGCACCCCCGTCCTCACCGGACGCTGCTGGACCGTCCCCGTCCTCTCCCACGGCCGCCTCTACCTCCGCAACGCCGCCGGCGAAATGGCCTGCTTTGAAGTGAAGTAA
- a CDS encoding alkaline phosphatase family protein: MQRTAILNVVGLTSRLIGAQMPEIRAFLERNRIALIEPVTPAVTCTAQATYLTGKLPRDHGIVANGWYDRDYAEHRFWKQPEQLMHGEKLWESLRRVEPEFTCAKLFWWFNMHSTADIAITPRPLYPADGRKVFDIHSQPMPLRERIKKDLGPFPFRSFWGPGSDIKSSIWIAESAKWIEEKHWPSLSLVYLPHLDYNLQRHGLDMTKISGDLRDIDRVVGDLIRFYEKRNIQVVILSEYGITDVTQPVHLNRVFRDKGWLSIKDELGLETLDEGGCKALAIADHQLAHVYVNDPSILNDVRAALEATPGVAQVLGKMEKHLAGLNHERSGDLIAIADERSWFTYYYWQDDAKAPDFARCVDIHRKCGYDPAELLLDPQLRFPKLKIAGKLLKKMCGMRMLMDVIPLDATLVKGSHGRLPADFNDWPLLIGDFDALPKSGTVAAHEVFSHLHRLCSRGHGYGSAGL, translated from the coding sequence ATGCAACGCACCGCCATCCTGAACGTCGTAGGCCTCACCAGCAGGCTCATCGGTGCTCAAATGCCGGAAATTCGCGCTTTTTTAGAGCGGAATCGCATCGCGCTCATCGAGCCCGTCACACCTGCGGTCACTTGCACCGCACAGGCGACTTACCTGACTGGCAAACTACCGCGTGACCACGGCATCGTGGCCAATGGCTGGTATGATCGCGATTATGCCGAGCACCGCTTTTGGAAGCAGCCAGAGCAGCTCATGCATGGAGAGAAGCTCTGGGAGTCCCTCCGCCGCGTGGAGCCAGAGTTCACCTGCGCCAAGCTCTTTTGGTGGTTCAACATGCACTCCACCGCCGACATCGCCATCACACCGCGCCCGCTTTATCCGGCGGATGGGCGAAAGGTCTTCGACATCCACTCCCAGCCCATGCCGCTGCGTGAGCGGATCAAAAAAGACCTCGGCCCTTTCCCCTTCCGCAGCTTCTGGGGCCCTGGTAGCGACATCAAGAGCAGCATCTGGATCGCTGAGAGCGCGAAGTGGATCGAGGAAAAGCACTGGCCCAGCCTCAGCCTCGTCTATCTGCCGCATCTGGACTACAATCTGCAACGCCACGGCCTCGACATGACGAAAATCAGCGGCGACCTGCGGGACATCGACCGCGTCGTCGGCGACCTCATCCGCTTTTATGAAAAACGGAACATCCAGGTCGTCATCCTCAGTGAATACGGCATCACCGACGTCACCCAGCCCGTGCATCTGAACCGCGTCTTTCGTGACAAAGGCTGGCTGAGCATCAAAGACGAGCTCGGCCTAGAGACACTGGATGAAGGCGGCTGCAAAGCCCTCGCCATCGCGGATCACCAGCTCGCTCATGTGTATGTGAATGATCCTAGCATCCTCAATGACGTGCGTGCTGCGCTAGAGGCCACACCCGGCGTGGCGCAAGTGCTCGGGAAGATGGAAAAGCATCTCGCAGGCCTCAATCACGAGCGCAGCGGCGATCTCATCGCCATCGCCGATGAGCGCAGTTGGTTCACCTACTACTATTGGCAGGATGATGCCAAAGCGCCCGACTTTGCCCGCTGCGTCGATATTCATCGGAAGTGCGGCTACGACCCCGCCGAGCTGCTGCTCGATCCGCAGCTGCGCTTCCCCAAGCTCAAGATCGCTGGCAAGCTGCTGAAAAAAATGTGCGGCATGCGCATGCTCATGGATGTCATCCCGCTCGATGCCACGCTAGTCAAAGGCAGCCACGGCCGACTCCCCGCTGACTTCAATGACTGGCCGCTACTCATCGGCGACTTCGATGCCCTGCCGAAAAGCGGCACCGTCGCCGCGCACGAGGTCTTCAGCCACCTCCACCGCCTCTGCTCCCGCGGCCACGGCTACGGCAGCGCGGGGCTGTGA
- a CDS encoding TRIC cation channel family protein, with protein sequence MPEWIEYLAVAVCAVSAVLAAEGRGIDLLGVLVLALVTAVGGGTVRDLCLGVSPVFWIGRPDLVWMALTAAAVTFVAARFVHLPERMLDVADAFGLALFGIAGTEKALQYGTSGIVAVLLGVVTGVAGGILRDVLRREIPWVFRQEVNLYATAVVAGAAVYLLLLEWAPQSSMPRYAGMSVILLLRLAAMRWGLRLPAFVRK encoded by the coding sequence ATGCCAGAGTGGATCGAATACCTTGCTGTGGCCGTCTGTGCGGTGTCTGCCGTGCTCGCGGCTGAGGGGCGTGGCATCGACTTGCTCGGTGTACTGGTGCTGGCGCTGGTGACGGCGGTGGGCGGCGGCACGGTGAGGGATTTATGCCTGGGTGTCTCGCCAGTTTTCTGGATCGGGCGGCCAGATCTGGTGTGGATGGCGCTCACGGCTGCGGCGGTGACTTTTGTGGCGGCGCGGTTCGTGCATCTGCCAGAGCGGATGCTGGATGTGGCGGATGCTTTCGGCCTAGCGCTCTTCGGTATCGCAGGCACGGAGAAGGCACTGCAATACGGCACATCGGGCATCGTGGCGGTGCTGCTCGGTGTGGTGACGGGCGTGGCTGGTGGGATTTTGCGTGATGTGCTGCGGCGTGAGATCCCGTGGGTCTTCCGCCAGGAGGTGAATCTGTATGCGACGGCGGTGGTGGCCGGTGCAGCCGTTTATTTGCTGCTGCTGGAGTGGGCTCCGCAGTCCAGCATGCCACGCTATGCGGGTATGAGCGTGATTTTGCTGCTGCGACTGGCCGCGATGCGCTGGGGGCTGCGCTTGCCAGCCTTTGTGCGGAAATAA
- the trpD gene encoding anthranilate phosphoribosyltransferase produces the protein MQSLIQQLSAKKNLDSEQVRSAASQLVDPARPAAEKADFLRALAKKGETPAEIAAFVEEFLQLAVDPGLNRDKLPGPMLDVVGTGGDKLHLFNVSTTAMFILAAGGVCVTKHGNRGITSKAGGADVLEALGIHIDLPRERVVAGIEKLGLGFFFAPLYHPAFKAVADARKLLAAEGQRSIFNMLGPLLNPGRPDYQLIGVFDPALTHVFGEILVKLGRKAAWIVHGSAGGDQGMDELSTLGVNKVCMLQGADISDLQLNPQKLGYPEAQLTDLVGSDARENAAILEGVLAGTIRGPKRDIAVLNAAAGFVITGLSSELDEGKARAEEMLDRGAAHAKMRAMQELR, from the coding sequence ATGCAATCACTCATCCAGCAGCTCAGCGCCAAAAAGAACCTCGACTCCGAGCAGGTCCGCAGTGCGGCCAGCCAGCTCGTCGATCCGGCACGGCCTGCGGCGGAGAAAGCGGACTTCCTGCGTGCATTGGCCAAAAAGGGCGAGACTCCCGCAGAGATCGCCGCCTTCGTGGAGGAATTCCTCCAGCTCGCTGTCGATCCTGGGCTCAATCGTGACAAATTACCCGGTCCGATGCTCGATGTCGTCGGCACGGGCGGTGACAAGCTGCATCTCTTCAATGTCTCCACCACTGCCATGTTCATTCTGGCCGCTGGCGGCGTGTGCGTGACGAAACATGGCAATCGCGGCATCACCTCCAAAGCCGGTGGCGCAGATGTGCTGGAGGCGCTGGGCATCCACATCGATCTGCCGCGTGAGCGAGTCGTCGCAGGCATCGAAAAGCTCGGCCTGGGCTTCTTTTTTGCGCCGCTCTACCACCCGGCATTCAAAGCCGTCGCAGATGCCCGCAAGCTACTCGCCGCAGAAGGCCAGCGCTCCATTTTTAACATGCTCGGGCCGTTGTTGAATCCTGGTAGGCCGGATTACCAGCTCATCGGTGTCTTTGATCCCGCGCTCACGCATGTCTTCGGCGAGATTCTGGTCAAACTCGGTCGCAAAGCCGCCTGGATCGTCCACGGCAGTGCTGGCGGCGATCAGGGCATGGATGAGCTCTCCACATTGGGTGTGAATAAAGTCTGCATGCTCCAAGGCGCAGACATCAGTGACCTCCAGCTCAATCCGCAAAAGCTCGGCTACCCAGAGGCGCAGCTCACCGACCTCGTCGGTAGTGATGCTCGTGAAAATGCCGCCATCCTGGAAGGTGTGCTCGCTGGCACCATCCGTGGGCCGAAGCGTGACATCGCCGTGCTGAACGCGGCGGCAGGCTTCGTCATCACCGGACTCAGCAGTGAGCTCGATGAAGGGAAAGCCCGCGCAGAAGAGATGCTCGATCGCGGTGCCGCCCACGCTAAGATGCGAGCTATGCAGGAGCTACGCTGA
- a CDS encoding Hsp70 family protein, with amino-acid sequence MNSDLILGIDLGTTNSLVGVVDSGFPILLADEHGSRSTPSAVSFGSEIIVGAAALRQRALRPQSTVTSVKRLIGRRGGESGWQPHYDLKSLGVTAVEVSAEILKKLKNIAERALEQKVSRAVITVPAFFNDAQRAATKKAGELAGLSVERILSEPTAAALAYGLDKLGEHQKVAVYDLGGGTFDISVLEMREGVFQVLATAGDTQLGGDDLDRALADFIAQRLNLPPDDMRVLEAAEAAKKRLSSDESTEFDGLTITRADLEKIAKPWLERTRVHCLRALSDAGVKAGDLDEVILVGGSTRMPLVREFVAQLFGKAPNTTQNPDEAIALGATIQAGILSGSLRQVLLLDVTPLSLGIETFGGLMNIIIPRNTTIPAKAGEMFTNAVANQDLMLIRILQGERELAKDNWELGRIEVPFPAGPKGSARVGVQFSLDADGILHVLARDTATGTDTTLEIRGTAIDVEDERVEQMISESVEYAFEDMNERVWTEARMKAEELLPAVDAALEQLGDSAEVRACAAEVRRILDAPEHDARALKAATQQLDDATQTLAVMLIDRAMEESLARRGVL; translated from the coding sequence TTGAACTCTGATCTCATCCTCGGCATCGACCTCGGCACCACGAACTCGCTGGTGGGCGTGGTGGATAGTGGTTTCCCCATTTTGCTAGCAGATGAGCATGGCAGCCGCAGTACACCGAGTGCGGTGAGCTTTGGCAGTGAAATCATCGTCGGCGCTGCGGCGCTGCGGCAGCGGGCGCTGCGACCTCAGAGCACGGTCACATCGGTGAAGCGCCTCATTGGCCGCCGTGGTGGCGAAAGTGGCTGGCAGCCACATTATGACCTGAAATCGCTCGGTGTGACGGCGGTGGAGGTTTCGGCGGAAATCCTCAAAAAGCTCAAAAACATCGCCGAGCGAGCTTTGGAGCAAAAAGTGAGTCGTGCGGTCATCACGGTGCCTGCGTTCTTCAATGACGCACAGCGTGCCGCGACGAAAAAAGCCGGTGAATTGGCCGGATTGAGCGTGGAGCGCATTTTGAGCGAGCCGACGGCTGCGGCGCTGGCTTACGGGCTGGATAAACTCGGCGAGCATCAAAAAGTGGCCGTCTATGACCTGGGTGGCGGCACTTTTGACATCAGCGTGCTGGAGATGCGCGAGGGCGTCTTCCAAGTGCTGGCTACAGCGGGTGATACGCAGCTAGGCGGTGATGATTTGGACCGAGCGCTGGCGGATTTCATCGCCCAACGGCTGAATTTGCCGCCAGACGACATGCGTGTGCTGGAGGCTGCCGAGGCTGCGAAAAAACGCCTCTCCAGCGATGAATCGACCGAGTTTGATGGCCTGACGATCACGCGTGCTGATCTGGAAAAAATCGCCAAACCATGGCTGGAGCGCACGCGGGTGCACTGCCTGCGAGCTTTGAGCGATGCTGGGGTGAAGGCGGGTGATCTGGATGAAGTCATCCTCGTCGGTGGCAGCACACGCATGCCGCTGGTGCGTGAGTTTGTAGCGCAGCTCTTCGGCAAAGCGCCGAACACGACGCAAAACCCGGACGAAGCGATCGCCCTGGGTGCGACGATCCAGGCGGGCATCTTGAGCGGTAGCTTGCGGCAGGTTTTGCTGCTCGATGTGACGCCGCTATCGCTCGGTATCGAGACTTTTGGCGGATTGATGAACATCATCATCCCACGCAATACGACGATCCCCGCGAAGGCTGGGGAGATGTTCACCAATGCGGTGGCGAACCAGGATTTGATGCTCATCCGCATCCTGCAAGGCGAGCGTGAGCTGGCGAAGGATAACTGGGAGCTAGGCCGCATCGAGGTCCCCTTCCCCGCCGGGCCAAAGGGCAGCGCCCGCGTGGGCGTGCAGTTCAGTCTGGATGCAGATGGCATCCTGCATGTGCTGGCACGCGATACGGCGACGGGCACCGACACTACGCTGGAAATCCGTGGCACCGCTATCGACGTGGAGGATGAGCGTGTGGAGCAAATGATCTCCGAAAGCGTGGAGTATGCCTTTGAGGACATGAACGAACGCGTGTGGACGGAGGCCCGCATGAAGGCGGAGGAGCTGCTTCCCGCTGTAGATGCGGCGCTGGAGCAGCTCGGTGACTCTGCCGAAGTCCGTGCCTGCGCTGCGGAGGTTCGCCGCATACTGGATGCGCCGGAGCATGATGCGCGTGCGCTCAAAGCCGCCACGCAGCAGCTCGATGATGCTACTCAAACTCTTGCGGTGATGCTCATCGACCGTGCGATGGAGGAGTCCCTGGCCCGGCGCGGTGTCTTGTGA
- the rpmA gene encoding 50S ribosomal protein L27 translates to MAHKKGQGSVKNGRDSNSKRLGVKKYGGEVVIAGNIILRQRGTKWITGRNVGIGKDHTIFALVDGTVRFDKDGRRVNIDSAAALQA, encoded by the coding sequence ATGGCTCATAAGAAAGGTCAAGGTTCCGTCAAAAACGGTCGCGATAGCAACAGCAAGCGTCTCGGCGTGAAGAAATACGGCGGCGAAGTCGTCATCGCTGGCAACATCATCCTCCGTCAGCGCGGCACCAAGTGGATCACCGGTCGCAATGTCGGCATCGGCAAAGATCACACCATTTTCGCCCTCGTGGACGGCACCGTCCGCTTCGACAAAGATGGTCGCCGCGTGAATATCGACTCCGCAGCAGCCCTCCAGGCTTAA
- the rplU gene encoding 50S ribosomal protein L21: MAYAIIKTGGKQYKVSVGDKLDVEKLTAAEGDTATFDQVLAAGEGSSIRVGAPTVDGASVSAKVLKQHKADKATTFKFRKRKGFHKTRGHRQPLTLVQITAINA, translated from the coding sequence ATGGCATACGCAATCATCAAAACAGGTGGCAAACAGTACAAAGTCTCCGTCGGCGATAAGCTCGACGTAGAGAAGCTCACTGCTGCCGAAGGCGACACCGCAACATTCGACCAAGTGCTCGCAGCAGGCGAGGGCTCCAGCATCCGTGTTGGTGCTCCTACTGTCGATGGTGCTAGCGTCAGCGCCAAGGTGCTCAAACAGCACAAGGCCGACAAGGCGACCACCTTCAAATTCCGCAAGCGCAAGGGCTTCCACAAAACCCGTGGCCACCGCCAGCCGCTCACGCTGGTGCAGATCACTGCCATCAACGCCTGA
- a CDS encoding HAD family phosphatase, whose product MAAVKHRFILSFDFDGTLVHPQSDPVFHPGLGQMIQLLRSQGAAWVINTGRSLGQTMDGLAQHGIFMDPDFIIAQECEIYKPGFFSAWKDSGKWNREAKRAHERFVKDHRTALDAIKQFVTTTTQADWIEDGDGGIGIVGKQDAEMEKVCQFIDQQAQQAPDIGYQRNGIYLRFSHSGYSKGTALSELARQLGLNAAACFAAGDNYNDLSMLDTRHAHMIACPGNALEPVKDIVRSRGGFVATRYASEGMMEALTHFFGGPKPV is encoded by the coding sequence ATGGCCGCCGTCAAACACCGTTTCATCCTCAGCTTCGACTTCGATGGCACTCTAGTGCATCCGCAGAGTGATCCGGTCTTTCACCCTGGTCTCGGGCAGATGATTCAGTTGTTACGCTCCCAAGGTGCAGCCTGGGTCATCAATACGGGTCGCAGCCTCGGGCAGACCATGGACGGGCTGGCCCAGCACGGCATCTTCATGGACCCGGACTTCATCATCGCCCAGGAGTGCGAGATCTATAAACCGGGCTTCTTTTCCGCCTGGAAGGACTCCGGGAAGTGGAATCGCGAGGCGAAGCGGGCCCATGAGCGCTTCGTCAAAGATCACCGCACCGCGCTGGATGCCATCAAGCAATTCGTCACCACCACCACCCAGGCGGACTGGATCGAGGATGGCGACGGCGGCATCGGCATCGTCGGTAAACAGGACGCTGAAATGGAGAAAGTCTGCCAATTCATCGACCAGCAGGCGCAGCAGGCCCCCGACATCGGCTACCAGCGCAACGGCATCTATCTGCGCTTTTCCCACAGTGGATACAGCAAAGGCACCGCCCTATCGGAGCTAGCGCGGCAGCTCGGGCTGAACGCCGCCGCCTGCTTCGCCGCCGGGGATAACTACAATGACCTCAGCATGCTCGACACCCGCCATGCGCACATGATCGCCTGCCCAGGGAATGCCCTGGAGCCCGTGAAGGACATCGTACGCTCCAGGGGTGGATTTGTGGCCACCCGCTACGCCAGTGAGGGCATGATGGAGGCCCTGACGCACTTTTTTGGTGGTCCCAAGCCCGTCTGA
- a CDS encoding alkaline phosphatase family protein, which yields MFSLSFPRFFCCLLAIASAVQAEQRAKHVFIISIDGGKPAVIAQSEMPTLKKIAAEGAVTWEASTIFPSITLPSHTSMLTGTSPETHQVLWNGYTPIKGFVKVPTVFSMLRAVRPQAVTGMFVGKVKFRHLWLENSLDVFDFGGPQTRDPVAGTPAIEKDKKPSQLVAGQAAAWIKEKKPELCFIHFADPDSAGHKSGWGSPEQKEAFKVTDQALWQVWQAIKDAGIAEDSVMLISADHGGHDKTHGLNIPDDMTILWVAWGKGVKKGHSVTEKVTTYDTAATALWLLDVPASFEGKPVVTAFE from the coding sequence ATGTTTTCCCTCTCGTTCCCACGCTTTTTCTGCTGCTTACTCGCCATCGCCAGCGCCGTCCAGGCAGAGCAACGGGCAAAGCATGTCTTCATCATCAGCATCGACGGGGGGAAGCCAGCCGTCATCGCGCAGAGTGAGATGCCTACGCTGAAAAAGATCGCGGCTGAGGGTGCGGTGACATGGGAGGCGAGCACCATTTTCCCCTCCATCACGCTGCCATCGCATACTTCGATGCTCACGGGCACGAGCCCTGAGACGCATCAGGTGCTCTGGAATGGCTACACGCCGATCAAGGGCTTTGTGAAGGTGCCGACGGTGTTTTCCATGTTGCGTGCAGTGCGGCCACAGGCGGTGACGGGCATGTTTGTGGGGAAGGTGAAATTCCGCCACCTGTGGCTAGAGAACTCGCTGGACGTCTTTGATTTCGGTGGGCCGCAGACGCGTGATCCTGTGGCAGGCACACCCGCCATCGAAAAGGACAAAAAGCCCTCTCAGCTTGTGGCGGGTCAGGCTGCCGCGTGGATCAAGGAAAAGAAGCCAGAGCTATGCTTCATCCATTTTGCGGACCCAGACAGCGCCGGGCATAAGAGCGGCTGGGGCTCCCCCGAGCAAAAAGAGGCCTTCAAAGTGACCGATCAGGCTCTCTGGCAAGTCTGGCAGGCGATCAAGGATGCAGGGATCGCAGAGGACAGTGTGATGCTCATCAGCGCAGACCACGGCGGGCATGATAAGACGCATGGGCTGAACATCCCGGATGATATGACGATCCTATGGGTCGCCTGGGGAAAGGGCGTGAAAAAAGGCCACTCCGTCACGGAGAAGGTGACGACGTATGACACCGCCGCGACGGCCCTGTGGCTGCTGGATGTGCCAGCGAGCTTTGAGGGAAAGCCGGTGGTGACTGCTTTTGAGTGA